From the genome of Campylobacter concisus, one region includes:
- a CDS encoding hydrogenase 4 subunit F, whose amino-acid sequence MDSLALILILPLLGALVLFLSPKNYAVLSGLHVLFSAATSVALLNNVLKVLSSGTFYSFDKFLFLDSLGCVFLVLIAVTGFIVNFYSIHYMRWELEDGHIHLSDLKKYYALSHVFIFTMTLSVICNNVAFMWAAIEATTLASVFLVAIHKDQKSTESGYKYIVLCSIGLAFALYATVLLYSATFSTLGDGEASMLFSSIMANAKNLNPDAAKLIFVFALIGFGTKAGLAPTHTWLPDVHAEGPAPISALLSGVLLKCAMLALLRYYAITAQAVGFSFVEGIMIVSGTITLFVAGFFLIRQHNVKRMFAYHSIVHMGVIAFALGVGGKFGLFAAIFHCLAHSFTKALAFCSTGNIARIYGHKDMSKMGGMVKIAPITTIMFGAAVCSLVGVPAFAIFVSEYNVFLGAITSGQYIAVALFAIALAVIFIADFAHFNMASFGEPKGVVVHNKEMSLLENLPLIALCALIIIFGVWHVDSFYTLVDNGVNIMMGALK is encoded by the coding sequence ATGGATAGTTTAGCTTTAATACTTATCTTACCGCTCCTTGGTGCTTTGGTCTTGTTTTTGAGTCCTAAAAATTATGCGGTATTAAGCGGACTTCACGTTTTGTTTTCTGCTGCGACATCGGTGGCTTTACTTAACAATGTTCTTAAAGTCTTAAGTAGCGGAACTTTTTATAGTTTTGATAAATTTTTGTTTTTAGATAGCTTAGGCTGTGTTTTCTTGGTGCTTATCGCTGTAACTGGATTTATAGTAAATTTCTACTCTATCCACTACATGAGATGGGAGCTTGAAGATGGACACATCCACTTAAGCGATCTTAAAAAATATTATGCACTAAGCCATGTATTTATCTTTACAATGACTTTAAGCGTTATTTGTAACAACGTTGCGTTTATGTGGGCTGCTATCGAGGCAACAACACTAGCTTCTGTGTTTCTTGTCGCTATCCACAAAGATCAAAAATCAACAGAGAGTGGTTACAAATACATCGTTCTTTGCTCAATCGGTCTAGCATTTGCACTTTATGCGACTGTTCTTTTATACTCAGCCACATTTAGCACTCTAGGGGATGGCGAAGCTTCTATGCTATTTTCAAGCATAATGGCAAACGCTAAAAATTTAAACCCAGATGCAGCAAAACTTATCTTTGTATTTGCTCTAATTGGTTTTGGTACAAAAGCTGGTCTTGCTCCAACTCACACTTGGCTACCAGACGTTCACGCTGAAGGTCCAGCACCTATTTCAGCTTTGCTTTCAGGCGTACTTTTAAAATGTGCGATGCTAGCGCTCTTAAGATACTACGCTATTACAGCTCAAGCTGTTGGATTTAGCTTTGTTGAGGGCATAATGATCGTTTCAGGAACTATCACTCTTTTTGTAGCGGGATTTTTCCTAATCAGACAACACAACGTAAAAAGAATGTTTGCATATCACTCAATCGTTCACATGGGTGTTATCGCATTTGCACTTGGTGTTGGCGGTAAATTTGGTCTATTTGCAGCGATATTTCACTGCTTAGCTCACAGCTTTACAAAAGCTTTGGCATTTTGCTCAACAGGCAATATCGCAAGAATTTACGGTCACAAAGATATGAGCAAGATGGGCGGTATGGTTAAGATCGCACCGATCACCACTATAATGTTTGGCGCGGCTGTTTGCTCACTTGTTGGTGTTCCAGCATTTGCTATATTTGTTAGCGAATACAATGTCTTTTTAGGAGCTATCACAAGCGGTCAATACATCGCAGTTGCGCTATTTGCTATTGCACTTGCAGTTATTTTCATAGCTGACTTTGCACACTTTAACATGGCAAGCTTTGGTGAGCCAAAAGGTGTGGTTGTTCATAATAAAGAGATGAGTTTGTTAGAGAATTTACCTCTTATAGCACTTTGTGCCCTTATCATAATCTTTGGCGTATGGCACGTAGATAGCTTTTATACGCTAGTAGATAACGGTGTTAATATAATGATGGGAGCTTTAAAATGA
- the hyfE gene encoding hydrogenase 4 membrane subunit, translating to MQTLDILAICMIVTSLAVFGLRSLKLSIIAYAIETLLLVSIFFLLSEKFNAEQLKTWAIVAFFTKVLLVPGILFWLIKKLGVVSEDEPVGGFFVSPVIAMGFSLALSMSIHPIFLKFSLIKEEIMLIAAGTVFMMGIFGFMLRNSFIKQILAYCLFENGIHLSLALMAYNSHELVELGILTDAIFAVIIMSVLAIRFYKAYDSLDTSKASNLRG from the coding sequence ATGCAAACACTTGATATTTTAGCCATTTGCATGATCGTAACTTCGCTTGCGGTTTTTGGTCTTAGAAGTTTGAAACTCTCAATCATTGCTTATGCGATTGAGACACTACTTTTAGTTAGCATATTTTTCTTGCTATCTGAGAAATTTAACGCCGAGCAGCTTAAAACTTGGGCGATAGTTGCATTTTTTACCAAAGTTTTGCTTGTGCCAGGAATTTTATTCTGGCTTATCAAAAAACTTGGCGTAGTTAGCGAAGATGAGCCAGTTGGTGGATTTTTTGTAAGTCCTGTTATTGCTATGGGATTTTCTCTAGCTCTTTCAATGAGTATCCACCCTATATTTTTAAAATTCTCTCTTATCAAAGAAGAGATCATGCTAATCGCAGCTGGAACGGTCTTTATGATGGGAATTTTTGGCTTCATGCTAAGAAACTCATTTATAAAACAAATTCTAGCTTACTGCTTGTTTGAAAATGGTATCCACCTAAGCCTTGCTCTAATGGCTTATAACTCACATGAGTTAGTTGAGCTTGGAATTTTAACAGATGCGATATTTGCCGTTATCATCATGAGCGTCTTAGCGATTAGATTTTATAAAGCTTATGATAGCTTAGATACTTCTAAAGCTTCAAATTTAAGGGGTTAG
- a CDS encoding respiratory chain complex I subunit 1 family protein → MQTILLMIFQVVVIVLVAPLFDGMARKLRARLQSKQGSDFFQTYRDIIKLFRRGRTVPECSHWVFRWAPFFLFATSAAVLAAIPITYSKDTVFGAYSDIFVILYLGALLRFVFGAASMDSGNPFAATGGGREQMLGVYVEPVMIMCLIVVMLAAKTSNLIEIQEMVKTGVIGYQIPSFAVASIAFLWCMYVETGRKPFDLAEAEQELQEGLLGEYAGSDLGLVQASLILKQFAMIGLFLTIFEPWNFSNPFLAIIVFVIKTGVFYVAAVFIDNFGPRFKMTSSLRKNALGALAISFVALTLYVVGV, encoded by the coding sequence ATGCAAACTATACTTTTAATGATATTTCAAGTAGTCGTTATCGTTTTGGTAGCTCCTTTGTTTGATGGTATGGCAAGAAAACTAAGGGCTAGACTTCAATCAAAACAAGGTAGCGATTTCTTTCAAACATATCGCGATATTATAAAACTCTTTAGAAGAGGAAGAACTGTGCCTGAGTGCTCACACTGGGTATTTAGATGGGCTCCATTTTTCCTTTTTGCAACTTCAGCTGCAGTTCTAGCTGCTATACCTATAACATATAGCAAAGATACTGTTTTTGGAGCATATTCAGATATATTTGTGATCCTTTATCTTGGCGCATTGCTTAGATTTGTATTTGGTGCAGCTTCAATGGATAGTGGCAACCCATTTGCAGCAACAGGTGGCGGCAGAGAGCAAATGCTGGGCGTATATGTTGAGCCAGTTATGATCATGTGCCTAATCGTAGTAATGCTTGCAGCTAAAACATCAAATTTAATTGAGATCCAAGAGATGGTAAAAACTGGCGTTATTGGATATCAAATCCCAAGTTTTGCCGTAGCTTCTATCGCATTTTTATGGTGCATGTATGTTGAAACTGGCAGAAAACCATTTGACCTAGCTGAAGCTGAGCAAGAGCTTCAAGAAGGCTTGCTTGGCGAGTACGCAGGTAGCGACCTTGGTTTAGTTCAAGCATCACTTATATTAAAACAGTTTGCTATGATCGGACTTTTCCTAACTATATTTGAGCCATGGAATTTTAGCAATCCTTTCTTAGCTATTATCGTTTTTGTGATAAAAACTGGAGTATTTTACGTAGCGGCTGTCTTTATAGACAACTTTGGACCACGCTTTAAAATGACTTCATCTTTACGCAAAAATGCACTTGGTGCACTTGCTATCTCGTTTGTTGCACTAACACTTTATGTAGTAGGAGTGTGA
- a CDS encoding proton-conducting transporter membrane subunit, producing the protein MTTVYMLFLISAVVSILLYCAPKAAVKVGFGLSALSCFYAMCHFVANMGVSDSFALMDGFLYSPKFALNPLGNFFSFVVVFIGFASSVYGMSYADEYIKKANVGVFACLFNTFILSMLLVISADNVFCFVVLWELMTLISSFLIIVNDGKNTLKAVMVYLGIAQIGAFCITCGLLITAYYAGSFEFSAFMGVKMSFGASVATFILFLVGFGSKAGMWPFHVWLPQAHPAAPSNVSALMSGVMIKVALFTLVKFTLYLPLSTYFGLTILALGAASSLFGVLYALCQHDFKALLAYHSVENIGIILLGLGTGIYGVAAGNLTLAAVGFLAGCYHVVNHAIFKGLLFLCAGSVIHATHTQNMDILGGLAKKMPWTSLGMFIGIMGIAALPPVNGFVSEWFTYQGMLQGAMGEGTLVRYAFTLGVVALALTGVLVGMHLKLYAVIFAGTPRDQKIWENAKESPIGMVLGMIILMIGCVGFGLGANYIVDYIMQAVNSIAISDYKASLGAINVTSPMGSMISTPLIALVLCATMILPFIILAVMKANRDKPRETDPWACGFKYSSRMQMTGGPFTGDLRKIMQWLFRADKKVVTRNYFDAVEYHNHPKDIWWGMFYEPVIKWCMKFADKLGIVQSGYTNIYTLYILVYLCAILAVGYFLV; encoded by the coding sequence ATGACTACGGTTTATATGCTATTTCTTATAAGTGCCGTCGTTAGCATCTTGCTTTATTGTGCTCCAAAGGCCGCTGTAAAGGTTGGTTTTGGTCTAAGTGCTTTAAGCTGTTTTTATGCGATGTGCCACTTTGTTGCAAATATGGGAGTAAGCGATAGCTTTGCTCTTATGGATGGCTTTTTGTATTCGCCAAAATTTGCGCTAAATCCACTTGGAAATTTCTTTAGCTTTGTCGTTGTTTTCATAGGATTTGCAAGTAGCGTTTATGGTATGAGCTATGCAGACGAGTATATCAAAAAAGCAAACGTTGGCGTATTTGCATGTTTGTTTAATACGTTTATACTCTCAATGCTTCTAGTAATTAGCGCTGATAATGTATTTTGCTTTGTCGTTTTATGGGAGCTTATGACTCTTATCTCATCGTTCCTTATCATAGTAAATGATGGCAAAAACACTTTAAAAGCGGTCATGGTATATCTTGGTATCGCACAAATCGGTGCATTTTGTATCACCTGTGGCTTGCTTATCACAGCTTACTATGCAGGAAGCTTTGAATTTAGCGCATTTATGGGTGTTAAGATGTCATTTGGCGCTTCTGTTGCTACATTTATACTATTTCTAGTTGGATTTGGTAGCAAAGCTGGTATGTGGCCATTTCACGTTTGGCTTCCACAAGCTCACCCAGCAGCCCCATCAAATGTTTCAGCCCTTATGTCAGGCGTTATGATTAAAGTTGCTCTATTTACACTAGTTAAATTTACACTTTACCTACCACTTAGTACATATTTTGGTCTTACAATACTCGCTCTTGGTGCAGCTAGCTCACTATTTGGTGTTTTATACGCTCTTTGCCAACACGACTTTAAGGCTTTGCTTGCTTACCACTCAGTTGAGAACATAGGCATCATCTTACTAGGTCTTGGAACAGGAATTTATGGCGTTGCAGCTGGAAATTTAACACTTGCAGCAGTAGGTTTTCTAGCAGGTTGCTACCACGTAGTTAACCACGCTATATTTAAAGGTCTTCTTTTCCTTTGCGCTGGTTCAGTTATCCACGCTACTCATACACAAAATATGGACATCCTTGGTGGTCTTGCTAAAAAAATGCCATGGACAAGCCTTGGTATGTTTATAGGTATTATGGGTATCGCAGCTTTACCTCCAGTAAATGGCTTTGTTTCAGAGTGGTTTACATATCAAGGTATGCTTCAAGGTGCAATGGGAGAAGGAACATTAGTTAGATATGCATTTACACTTGGCGTCGTAGCTCTTGCGCTAACAGGCGTTTTGGTTGGTATGCACCTTAAACTTTACGCTGTTATCTTTGCAGGTACTCCAAGAGATCAAAAAATTTGGGAAAATGCTAAAGAGAGTCCGATAGGTATGGTTCTTGGTATGATCATCCTAATGATAGGCTGCGTTGGCTTTGGTCTTGGCGCAAACTACATAGTTGATTACATCATGCAAGCTGTAAATTCTATCGCTATAAGCGACTATAAAGCTAGCCTTGGTGCTATAAATGTAACTTCACCTATGGGTAGCATGATCTCAACTCCACTTATCGCTTTAGTCCTATGTGCAACTATGATTTTGCCATTTATCATCCTTGCTGTTATGAAAGCAAACAGAGATAAACCACGCGAAACTGATCCTTGGGCTTGTGGCTTTAAATATAGCTCACGTATGCAAATGACAGGTGGTCCATTTACAGGCGATCTTAGAAAAATTATGCAATGGCTATTTAGAGCTGATAAAAAAGTAGTTACTAGAAATTATTTTGACGCGGTTGAATATCACAACCATCCAAAAGATATCTGGTGGGGAATGTTTTATGAGCCAGTCATCAAATGGTGTATGAAATTTGCCGATAAACTAGGCATTGTTCAAAGCGGATATACAAACATATATACACTTTATATTCTAGTTTATTTATGTGCCATACTTGCTGTGGGCTACTTTTTAGTTTAG
- a CDS encoding 4Fe-4S dicluster domain-containing protein: MKKHKFVIADYKRCIGCATCMAACFKSAYERGKLSRARLSVLREATGVMPTQCRQCDDGPCANVCPTGALRFNDNCIELHEEICIGCKMCTIACPYGAISSSAELMPSVNYAVEPKYNLEIESQSGAKNIAVKCDMCFGRENGPACVDVCPTSALVMIDPEEGKHKLGKRIDYEAANKFATKILNGQGA, encoded by the coding sequence ATGAAAAAACATAAATTTGTGATTGCCGATTATAAACGCTGTATAGGATGTGCAACCTGCATGGCTGCATGTTTTAAGAGCGCTTATGAACGCGGTAAGCTGTCACGTGCAAGGCTAAGTGTGCTAAGAGAAGCTACTGGCGTTATGCCAACTCAGTGCAGACAATGCGACGATGGTCCTTGCGCGAATGTGTGTCCAACTGGAGCATTGCGATTTAATGATAATTGCATCGAGCTTCACGAGGAAATTTGTATAGGCTGTAAGATGTGCACGATCGCTTGTCCTTACGGTGCGATAAGCTCAAGTGCAGAGCTTATGCCTTCAGTAAATTACGCTGTCGAGCCAAAGTACAACCTTGAGATAGAGTCACAATCAGGTGCAAAAAATATCGCTGTTAAATGCGATATGTGCTTTGGTCGTGAAAATGGACCAGCTTGCGTTGATGTCTGTCCGACAAGTGCTCTTGTTATGATTGATCCAGAAGAGGGCAAACATAAACTTGGCAAGAGGATAGATTATGAAGCAGCGAATAAATTTGCTACTAAAATTTTAAACGGACAAGGAGCATAA
- a CDS encoding MBL fold metallo-hydrolase, whose product MGIFIVIVLFIVTVFVFMRFAPVFGGVPDIKSQKLIKASPNFNGKVFINLEPTIDIVKNNPQASMLNFVLQALFPPKGKLPTKPLPNLKFDAKALKNGEFIWLGHVSLICKLDDKTIITDPVLHRAFPLPIGGKPFTYEHAITASDYPDVIDIALISHDHYDHLDHKTILELKDRICKFLVPLGVKAHLVKWGVDEDKIYEFDWFGEQKIGNLNFTFCPSRHFSGRTFKRNTTLWGGWAVEEAGFSFYFSGDGGYGKHFKMINEKFGAFDLVFIENGAYGDGWPYVHMKPEESAQALKDLGAKLGVPVHWGKFDLSYHAWDEPIKRFEKAATKLELNYATPMIGEVFTAQNLPRKKWWEKI is encoded by the coding sequence ATGGGAATTTTTATAGTTATAGTTTTGTTTATTGTTACAGTTTTTGTATTTATGAGATTTGCCCCAGTTTTTGGTGGCGTGCCAGATATTAAAAGCCAAAAGCTGATAAAGGCTTCGCCAAATTTTAACGGCAAAGTTTTTATAAATTTAGAACCAACGATTGATATAGTAAAAAATAATCCGCAAGCATCTATGTTAAATTTCGTCCTGCAAGCGCTCTTTCCACCAAAAGGTAAGCTACCAACTAAGCCTTTGCCAAATTTAAAATTTGACGCAAAAGCCCTCAAAAACGGCGAGTTTATCTGGCTTGGGCACGTTAGCCTCATCTGCAAGCTTGATGACAAAACTATCATCACTGACCCAGTTTTGCACCGAGCATTTCCACTACCAATTGGCGGTAAGCCATTTACCTACGAGCATGCTATCACCGCTAGCGATTACCCAGATGTGATCGACATCGCCCTCATCTCGCACGATCACTACGATCATCTTGATCATAAAACGATACTTGAGCTAAAAGATAGAATTTGCAAATTTCTAGTGCCACTTGGTGTAAAAGCTCATCTTGTAAAATGGGGCGTTGATGAAGACAAAATTTATGAGTTTGACTGGTTTGGTGAGCAAAAAATAGGAAATTTAAACTTCACGTTTTGTCCTTCAAGGCACTTTAGTGGGCGCACATTTAAAAGAAACACGACACTTTGGGGTGGCTGGGCGGTTGAAGAGGCTGGCTTTAGCTTTTATTTTAGCGGAGATGGCGGATACGGCAAGCATTTTAAGATGATAAATGAGAAATTTGGCGCCTTTGATCTAGTTTTTATCGAAAATGGTGCTTACGGCGATGGCTGGCCTTACGTGCATATGAAGCCAGAGGAGTCAGCGCAAGCACTAAAAGATCTTGGTGCAAAGCTTGGCGTACCGGTGCACTGGGGCAAATTTGATCTATCTTATCACGCTTGGGATGAGCCGATCAAGCGTTTTGAAAAGGCAGCGACAAAACTTGAGCTAAACTACGCGACGCCGATGATCGGAGAAGTTTTCACCGCACAAAATCTGCCTAGAAAAAAGTGGTGGGAGAAAATTTAG
- a CDS encoding c-type cytochrome produces MKELKIFAIVVILSGVLYWGIEPYAHTKLHPHTANAEYNFSKEDTDYAKHFLEQKKTALETAKASGNKASIDAATKDVEVAQKILDDYTAFWNDINSIDLTKGDATRGADTFVAAGCTGCHGIEAAGMPAGMDVETASQSFGVVPPDLSTAGKIYDDKFLAALIKNPNMALKLTHKFNDEHPFPMTAFMGAGGDINAETADIVAYLKKVSADYEKANNKITEEKVFADACQRCHDIKYDKKYAFSNKVSLAAYMGSNPPDLSMMIRSKGDEYLHKFINDTQKMLPGTAMPRVGLNKAAEDDVVAYIQKVGDKKKAERESTGLYVMIYFFILGIFAWLWKRKVWSELH; encoded by the coding sequence ATGAAAGAGCTTAAAATTTTTGCCATTGTTGTTATTCTTTCAGGTGTTTTATATTGGGGTATCGAGCCTTATGCTCACACAAAGCTTCATCCTCATACTGCAAATGCTGAGTATAACTTCTCAAAAGAAGATACTGACTATGCAAAGCACTTTTTAGAGCAAAAAAAGACAGCACTTGAGACTGCTAAGGCTAGCGGAAATAAGGCAAGTATAGACGCGGCTACAAAGGATGTAGAAGTAGCACAAAAAATTCTTGACGACTATACAGCATTTTGGAATGACATTAACTCTATCGACCTCACAAAAGGTGACGCCACAAGGGGTGCTGATACTTTTGTAGCAGCAGGATGTACAGGATGCCACGGTATAGAAGCAGCAGGTATGCCAGCTGGTATGGATGTTGAGACAGCTAGTCAAAGCTTTGGTGTAGTGCCACCAGATCTTAGTACCGCTGGTAAAATTTATGACGATAAATTCTTGGCTGCACTCATTAAAAATCCAAATATGGCTTTAAAGCTAACTCATAAATTTAACGACGAGCATCCATTTCCGATGACCGCATTTATGGGTGCTGGTGGCGATATAAATGCTGAGACTGCCGATATAGTAGCTTATTTGAAAAAGGTATCTGCTGATTATGAAAAGGCAAATAATAAGATCACTGAAGAAAAGGTTTTCGCTGATGCATGTCAAAGATGTCATGATATAAAATATGACAAAAAATATGCATTTAGCAACAAAGTAAGCCTTGCTGCTTATATGGGCTCAAACCCACCTGACCTATCGATGATGATTCGTTCAAAAGGTGATGAGTATTTACATAAATTTATAAACGATACTCAAAAGATGCTACCAGGTACCGCAATGCCAAGAGTTGGTTTAAATAAAGCCGCTGAAGACGACGTGGTAGCTTATATCCAAAAAGTAGGTGACAAGAAGAAGGCTGAGCGCGAGAGCACAGGGCTTTATGTCATGATCTACTTCTTTATATTAGGAATTTTTGCTTGGCTTTGGAAACGCAAAGTTTGGAGCGAACTACACTAG
- a CDS encoding cytochrome b, whose amino-acid sequence MSLAHKSTGVIDWLDQRLAFTKLMKVLVSEYWIPKNINFLWAMGVILTTLFMLLIVTGFLLLMYYKPDVNLAFDSVNYTIMQEVEYGWLWRHIHAVSASTIFLIMYIHLLTGLYYGSYKRGREVIWISGMVLFICFSAEAFSGYMLPWGQMSYWAATVITQLFGGVPVIGDALVEWIRGDYAVGDSTLTRFFMLHVCLLPLVTIAVLVIHFYSLRVPHVNNLTSEDIDFEVEAQEYLHGDRAKSKVIPFWPGFLAKDFMYVSFFMIFVIYLVCYHFNFAMDPINFEPANPLKTPPHIYPEWYFLWQYEILRGFFFDIAGISAYNIGLIAFAFAGVAFMLIPLFDRSDLVAPAHKRPLFFIWFWVLVVDLIVLSIYGKLPTGGYNDWIGFYSSLLFLFLFIIALPVITILERKRG is encoded by the coding sequence ATGTCTTTAGCTCATAAATCAACTGGCGTTATTGACTGGCTTGATCAACGCCTAGCTTTTACAAAACTTATGAAGGTTCTAGTTAGCGAATACTGGATTCCAAAAAATATAAATTTCCTTTGGGCAATGGGCGTTATTTTAACAACGCTTTTTATGCTCTTAATCGTTACTGGTTTTTTACTTTTAATGTATTACAAACCAGATGTAAATTTGGCATTTGATAGTGTAAATTATACTATTATGCAAGAGGTTGAGTATGGCTGGCTTTGGCGTCACATTCACGCAGTTTCAGCTTCTACGATATTTCTTATTATGTATATTCACTTGCTTACTGGACTTTACTATGGCTCATACAAAAGAGGCAGAGAGGTCATTTGGATAAGCGGTATGGTGCTATTTATCTGTTTTTCAGCAGAGGCATTTAGTGGTTATATGCTCCCATGGGGACAGATGAGCTACTGGGCGGCAACTGTTATTACTCAGCTTTTTGGCGGTGTGCCAGTTATTGGTGACGCTTTAGTTGAGTGGATTAGAGGTGATTATGCAGTTGGTGACTCAACACTTACTAGATTTTTTATGCTTCATGTTTGTTTATTGCCGCTTGTAACGATAGCTGTTTTGGTTATTCACTTCTACTCTTTAAGAGTTCCACACGTTAATAACCTAACAAGCGAAGATATCGACTTTGAAGTAGAAGCACAAGAGTATCTACATGGCGATAGAGCAAAATCTAAAGTTATACCATTTTGGCCAGGATTTTTGGCAAAAGACTTTATGTATGTATCATTCTTTATGATATTTGTTATCTATCTTGTTTGCTATCACTTCAACTTTGCAATGGATCCTATCAACTTTGAGCCAGCAAATCCACTAAAAACCCCACCACACATCTATCCAGAGTGGTATTTCTTGTGGCAATATGAAATTTTACGTGGCTTCTTCTTTGATATAGCTGGAATTTCTGCTTATAATATCGGTCTTATTGCATTTGCGTTTGCGGGTGTTGCCTTTATGCTTATACCACTTTTTGATAGAAGCGACCTTGTAGCTCCAGCTCATAAAAGACCACTATTTTTTATATGGTTTTGGGTCTTAGTTGTCGATCTTATCGTTTTATCTATATATGGCAAGCTCCCAACAGGTGGTTATAATGACTGGATAGGGTTTTATTCATCATTGCTATTCTTGTTCTTATTTATAATTGCGTTGCCAGTTATAACAATACTTGAAAGAAAGAGGGGCTAA
- the petA gene encoding ubiquinol-cytochrome c reductase iron-sulfur subunit, giving the protein MSVKQERRSFIGLAFGAVAAVGGAMSLVAVKKTWDPLPSVKAAGFTTVDLSPIKDGEMRQVEWRKKPIFILKKSPDMAKNDKRDVVVGNARYVVLIGLCTHLGCIPEYKASKQMFVCACHGGEFNADGMQTYGPPPRPLDIPPFKIDGTKLVLGETSPEYEKLVAKA; this is encoded by the coding sequence ATGTCAGTAAAGCAAGAAAGACGTAGCTTTATCGGCCTTGCGTTTGGTGCTGTGGCAGCTGTCGGCGGCGCTATGTCACTAGTGGCTGTTAAAAAGACTTGGGATCCGCTTCCAAGTGTAAAAGCTGCTGGTTTCACAACAGTTGATCTAAGTCCGATCAAAGATGGAGAAATGAGGCAGGTTGAGTGGCGTAAAAAGCCTATTTTCATCCTTAAAAAAAGTCCTGATATGGCTAAAAATGACAAAAGAGATGTTGTCGTAGGGAATGCTAGATACGTAGTTCTTATCGGACTTTGCACGCATCTTGGCTGTATACCTGAGTATAAAGCAAGCAAACAAATGTTTGTATGTGCCTGTCATGGCGGCGAATTTAATGCCGACGGAATGCAAACATACGGACCTCCTCCAAGACCACTTGATATACCACCATTTAAGATTGATGGAACCAAGCTAGTTCTAGGCGAAACAAGCCCAGAATACGAAAAATTAGTAGCAAAAGCTTAG